A region from the uncultured Macellibacteroides sp. genome encodes:
- a CDS encoding M64 family metallopeptidase, whose protein sequence is MKTSCVFVLAMLLLGGVCNAQNEFDTFFVKKSLRIDFALTGNATTQQAAIQQLREEPVWGGPVKNLEDPFNYGGYYVNVYDAESGKKIYSRGFNTLFEEWRTTDQAKSETQAWNNSVSVPFPQKPVQIEICARDKADMNFHPLLKQLVDPKSIFIDRSPLKKNKVIEILSNGDSSNKADLVFLAEGYTEAEMDKFEADAKRFTKTLFDTPPFGKYKSDFNVWAVCVPSQESGMDVSGNGVWKNTALNSGYYTFGIDRYLTSQDLKPIRDAVWDVPCDAIFILVNSDTYGGGGMYNFYAMSTANNKLTSVVFVHEFGHSFAGLADEYFQSEVAYNDFYNLKYEPWEPNITTLVDFDKKWKDLLPKNTPVPTPLDDKFKDKTGVFEGGGYLSKGIYRPMDNCMMRNYHPFCPACQRGITQMINFLTDRPVK, encoded by the coding sequence ATGAAAACTTCTTGCGTGTTTGTTTTAGCTATGTTGCTTTTAGGGGGTGTTTGCAATGCCCAGAACGAATTTGATACTTTTTTTGTAAAGAAAAGTCTGCGAATTGATTTTGCACTGACAGGTAATGCAACGACCCAGCAAGCCGCCATTCAACAGTTGCGTGAAGAGCCGGTATGGGGAGGTCCGGTTAAAAACCTGGAAGATCCGTTTAACTATGGCGGCTATTATGTAAATGTGTATGATGCCGAATCTGGCAAGAAAATTTATTCAAGGGGATTCAACACCTTGTTTGAAGAATGGAGAACTACCGATCAGGCAAAGAGTGAAACCCAGGCCTGGAACAACAGCGTATCTGTTCCTTTCCCCCAAAAACCCGTACAGATAGAAATTTGCGCCCGGGACAAAGCGGACATGAATTTTCATCCTCTTCTAAAACAACTTGTTGATCCAAAAAGTATTTTTATAGATCGTAGTCCGTTAAAGAAAAACAAAGTAATCGAAATCCTATCCAACGGGGACTCTTCAAACAAGGCCGATCTGGTCTTTTTGGCTGAAGGATACACAGAAGCCGAGATGGATAAGTTCGAAGCTGATGCAAAACGTTTTACCAAAACATTGTTTGATACGCCTCCATTTGGCAAATACAAATCGGACTTTAATGTATGGGCTGTTTGCGTTCCTTCCCAAGAAAGCGGAATGGATGTTTCGGGCAATGGAGTTTGGAAAAACACGGCACTTAATTCGGGATACTATACGTTTGGCATTGACCGTTATCTTACATCTCAGGATCTGAAACCGATCCGTGATGCTGTTTGGGATGTTCCCTGCGATGCCATCTTTATTCTGGTTAATTCGGATACGTACGGCGGTGGTGGTATGTATAACTTTTATGCCATGAGCACGGCTAACAATAAATTGACATCTGTCGTTTTTGTTCACGAATTCGGTCATAGTTTCGCAGGACTTGCCGACGAATACTTTCAATCGGAGGTTGCTTATAATGACTTTTACAATCTGAAGTATGAACCTTGGGAACCTAACATCACCACTCTTGTTGATTTCGACAAGAAATGGAAGGATCTTCTTCCTAAAAACACACCGGTTCCGACCCCGCTGGATGACAAATTCAAGGATAAAACCGGTGTATTCGAAGGAGGGGGTTACCTATCCAAAGGCATATACCGTCCGATGGATAATTGTATGATGCGTAACTATCATCCATTCTGTCCTGCATGCCAGAGAGGCATCACCCAGATGATAAATTTTCTGACGGACAGGCCTGTAAAATAG
- a CDS encoding N-acetylmuramoyl-L-alanine amidase, which yields MKKESLLYFILLFALFYCASDIQAKDKFVLVIDAGHGGKDPGAQRFQIDEKDINLSVARKLGDLIESNHNDIRVIYTRKSDRFIELDERANIANRAKADLFMSIHTNAVERGSYVTGTETFTLGLARTDENLQVAMRENSAILLEDNYLQKYEGFDPNSSESYIIFEFMQNKHMEQSVDLASKIQKSFTSANRVDRGVRQAGLLVLRKTSMPSVLVELGFISNKEEARYMNSDNGQDKLAQSLYSAFVKYKREFDRKQGALSNGVITDSRPARETEKPSIREYETSEREAEPAKRDSEVVRPASNEKAVKAISGKLIYKIQILTSDKEISDSSRLFKGYKNIDSFKEGRLIKYTYGESTSFDEIKRLRRKVARDFKDAFIIAFKNGEKVKY from the coding sequence GTGAAAAAAGAGTCCCTTCTATATTTTATTTTATTATTTGCGCTGTTTTATTGTGCATCGGATATACAAGCTAAGGATAAATTTGTACTTGTTATTGATGCCGGTCACGGAGGAAAAGATCCGGGTGCACAACGTTTTCAGATTGATGAAAAAGACATCAATCTGTCTGTTGCCCGTAAGCTTGGCGATTTGATCGAATCCAATCATAATGATATAAGAGTCATTTACACGCGCAAATCCGACCGCTTTATTGAATTAGATGAGCGGGCAAATATCGCCAATCGTGCTAAAGCCGATTTGTTTATGTCCATTCATACCAATGCCGTTGAGCGAGGAAGCTATGTAACTGGTACGGAAACGTTTACTTTAGGTTTAGCGAGAACCGATGAAAACCTGCAGGTGGCAATGCGAGAAAACTCGGCCATTCTGCTTGAAGATAATTATTTGCAAAAATATGAAGGATTTGATCCTAATTCATCTGAATCCTACATCATATTTGAATTCATGCAGAACAAGCACATGGAGCAAAGTGTAGACCTTGCATCAAAAATTCAGAAATCGTTTACTTCTGCCAACCGGGTAGACCGGGGTGTACGTCAGGCTGGTTTGCTGGTACTACGCAAAACCAGCATGCCAAGCGTTCTTGTAGAGCTTGGATTCATTTCTAATAAGGAAGAAGCAAGATATATGAATTCTGACAACGGACAAGATAAACTGGCTCAGTCGCTCTATTCTGCATTTGTGAAATACAAACGGGAGTTCGACCGTAAACAGGGAGCTCTTTCCAATGGTGTAATTACAGATAGTAGGCCAGCCCGCGAAACAGAGAAGCCTTCCATTCGTGAATATGAAACATCAGAGCGCGAAGCAGAGCCAGCCAAACGTGACTCAGAAGTTGTTCGACCTGCAAGCAATGAAAAAGCAGTTAAGGCAATTTCCGGCAAACTTATTTATAAAATACAAATACTGACTTCCGACAAAGAAATAAGTGATTCCTCCAGACTCTTTAAAGGCTATAAGAACATTGATTCTTTTAAAGAAGGAAGACTGATTAAATATACCTACGGCGAATCAACAAGCTTTGATGAAATAAAACGCTTACGCCGAAAAGTTGCCAGGGATTTTAAAGATGCTTTTATTATTGCCTTCAAAAATGGTGAAAAAGTAAAATACTGA
- a CDS encoding MlaD family protein: MKNVLTKEAKIGLATIVSLALLYFGVNYLKGINLFQPVNHYYVTFDNVKDVTISSPVYVEGFKVGLVRDIKYDYTTTDKVTVEISLEEEMKINKGSYITIVRSLLSGGELHIHLNKYVKDYLETGGTIEGRMSDDIMGTVQDKLLPQVIDLMPKIDSILLGLQTIVNHPALIQSLNQIERTTGNLEASTKQLNRLLNKDVPVIVSDLKIITSNFAEVSTELKGLDLQTTYNSMNAMMNNLKLTTDRLNSTDNSIGLLLNDKALYENLNSTADNASKLMIDLKQNPKRYVRFSVF; the protein is encoded by the coding sequence ATGAAAAACGTATTAACGAAAGAAGCAAAAATAGGCTTGGCTACCATAGTTAGTTTAGCTTTACTCTATTTCGGGGTAAATTACCTTAAGGGAATCAACCTGTTTCAACCGGTTAATCATTATTATGTAACTTTCGACAATGTAAAGGATGTTACAATTTCAAGTCCAGTTTATGTAGAAGGATTTAAGGTTGGTTTAGTTCGGGACATCAAGTATGATTATACCACAACTGATAAAGTAACGGTGGAAATCAGTCTTGAAGAAGAGATGAAAATCAATAAAGGCAGCTATATTACTATCGTAAGAAGTCTTTTAAGCGGAGGAGAGCTTCATATTCATCTCAATAAGTATGTAAAAGATTATTTAGAAACAGGAGGAACAATCGAAGGACGTATGTCTGACGATATCATGGGTACTGTACAGGACAAGCTTCTCCCTCAGGTAATAGACCTGATGCCTAAAATTGACTCTATACTTCTGGGGTTACAGACCATCGTAAATCATCCTGCTCTTATTCAGTCGCTGAATCAGATTGAACGTACCACAGGTAATCTGGAAGCCTCTACAAAACAGCTAAACAGATTACTGAATAAAGATGTACCCGTTATTGTTTCGGATCTCAAAATCATTACATCTAATTTTGCAGAAGTAAGCACCGAGCTTAAAGGTTTGGATCTGCAAACTACATACAATTCGATGAATGCGATGATGAATAACCTCAAGCTTACAACAGACAGACTGAATTCCACAGACAACAGTATAGGACTTCTTCTTAATGATAAAGCGTTGTACGAAAACCTGAACAGCACAGCGGATAATGCTTCAAAACTAATGATCGACTTAAAGCAAAATCCGAAGCGTTATGTTCGTTTTTCAGTGTTTTAA
- the dnaA gene encoding chromosomal replication initiator protein DnaA has product MQTDHQLLWNKCLAVIKDNVPEAAFNTWFKPIIPLSFEDRKFTIQVPSQFFYEYLEEKYVNVLKLTLYRVIGQGTILNYRVMVDKTTGGTVDYPAEDGSVAVKKVAPQGANKAPNPFVQTAPQDLDPQLNPKYSFDNYFEGTSNKLVRTAGEAVAQNPGKTTFNPLFIFGPSGVGKTHLCHAVGTRIRELHPSKKVLYVSSHLFRVQFTDAIRKNTINDFLNFYQNIDVLILDDIQEMIGLDKTQNTFFHIFNHLHQLGKQLILTSDKAPVDLQGMEERLITRLKWGLTAELSRPDLDLRKKILKNKINHDGIVIPDEVFNFIATNVTENVRDLEGILVSLMANAVINNKEIDLTLTKRVVSQAVRLEKKQLSVQTIQETVCKFFNLELAAIQTRSRKREVVQARQITMFLSKKYTDSSFAHIGKIVGKKDHATVLHACKTIKDQIETCKTFRSTVEQIEVQLKN; this is encoded by the coding sequence ATGCAGACTGATCATCAATTATTGTGGAACAAATGCCTCGCTGTTATTAAAGACAACGTCCCTGAGGCCGCTTTTAACACATGGTTCAAGCCTATTATCCCTTTATCGTTTGAAGACCGGAAGTTTACCATTCAGGTTCCAAGCCAGTTTTTCTATGAATATCTGGAAGAGAAGTATGTGAATGTTCTTAAACTAACGCTTTACAGGGTAATTGGACAGGGTACTATTTTGAACTACCGTGTAATGGTAGACAAAACAACCGGAGGGACTGTTGATTATCCTGCAGAAGATGGTTCTGTAGCCGTTAAAAAAGTTGCTCCTCAAGGAGCTAATAAAGCTCCAAACCCTTTTGTGCAGACTGCACCTCAGGATTTGGATCCACAGCTAAATCCCAAGTATAGCTTTGACAATTACTTTGAAGGGACAAGTAATAAGTTAGTGCGTACTGCAGGCGAAGCTGTTGCTCAGAATCCAGGCAAAACAACCTTTAATCCGTTGTTTATTTTTGGCCCGTCGGGTGTTGGAAAGACCCATTTATGCCATGCCGTAGGAACACGTATCCGCGAGTTACATCCATCAAAAAAAGTATTGTATGTATCCTCTCACCTTTTCCGGGTGCAGTTTACCGATGCGATTAGAAAGAATACGATAAACGACTTCCTGAATTTCTATCAAAATATCGATGTACTGATTCTGGACGATATACAAGAAATGATTGGTTTGGATAAAACTCAGAACACGTTCTTTCATATCTTCAACCACTTACATCAGTTAGGTAAACAGCTTATCCTTACATCAGATAAGGCTCCCGTTGATTTACAGGGAATGGAAGAGCGTTTAATCACCCGTTTGAAATGGGGATTAACAGCCGAATTAAGCCGTCCGGACCTGGACTTAAGAAAGAAGATTCTTAAGAACAAGATTAACCACGACGGAATTGTAATTCCTGATGAAGTATTTAACTTTATTGCAACGAATGTTACAGAGAATGTCCGCGATTTAGAAGGAATACTTGTTTCGTTGATGGCAAATGCTGTAATCAATAATAAAGAAATAGACCTGACACTTACCAAGCGTGTAGTTAGCCAGGCTGTTCGTCTTGAGAAAAAGCAATTATCTGTACAAACCATTCAGGAAACTGTATGCAAGTTCTTTAATTTAGAGCTAGCAGCCATTCAAACACGTTCACGCAAGCGTGAAGTTGTTCAGGCCAGACAGATTACCATGTTTTTATCTAAAAAATATACAGACAGCTCTTTCGCTCACATTGGTAAAATTGTTGGTAAGAAAGATCATGCAACGGTATTGCATGCATGCAAAACCATCAAGGACCAGATTGAAACCTGCAAAACATTCCGTTCTACCGTAGAACAAATCGAAGTTCAGCTTAAAAACTAA
- a CDS encoding adenosylcobalamin-dependent ribonucleoside-diphosphate reductase, which translates to MDKKTYTFDEAFKASKDYFTGDELAAKVWVNKYALKDAYGNIYEKTPTDMHRRLASEVARVEKKYPNPLSEQELFDLFDHFRYIIPQGSPMTGIGNNYQIASLSNCFVIGMDGKADSYGAIIRIDEEQVQLMKRRGGVGHDLSHIRPKGSPVKNSALTSTGLVPFMERYSNSTREVAQDGRRGALMLSVSIKHPDSESFIDAKMTEGRVTGANVSVKIDDAFMNSVVNGTPYTQQYPVDSANPTTVKEIDAATLWQKIIHNAWKSAEPGVLFWDTIIRESVPDSYADLGFQTISTNPCGEIPLCPYDSCRLLALNLYSYVVKPFTSEAAFDYDLFIKHVRLAQRIMDDIIDLESEKIEKILAKIDSDPETMEVKQTERHLWEKIQKKTLQGRRTGVGITAEGDMIAALGLRYGTDEATDMAEKIQKTLALEAYRSSVFMAKERGAFEIFDAKREEKNPFINRLREADPSLYNDMVKYGRRNIACLTIAPTGTTSLMSQTTSGIEPVFLPVYKRRRKVNPNDTDARVDFVDETGDAYEEYIVFHHKFVTWMQANGYSVTKKYSSEEIDEIVAKSPYNKATSNDVDWMQKVRMQGRIQKWVDHSISVTINLPADASEELVDKLYVEAWKSGCKGCTVYREGSRSGVLVSTQKTKKKDDCNCMEPPVIVSKRPRELEADVVKFQNNKEKWIAFVGLLNGRPYEIFTGLADDEEGIMLPKNVTKGTIIKSYDEDEKKHYDFQFKNKRGYKMTIEGLDGKFDPEFWNYAKLISGVLRYGMPIDQVIKLVQGMELNNESINTWKNGVERALKKYLPNGTEAKGQKCPNCGHETLIYQEGCLICTNCGASRCG; encoded by the coding sequence GTGGATAAAAAGACATACACTTTCGACGAAGCATTCAAAGCTTCAAAAGATTACTTTACCGGCGATGAACTAGCCGCCAAAGTATGGGTAAATAAGTATGCGCTGAAGGATGCGTATGGTAATATTTACGAAAAAACACCCACTGACATGCACCGCCGACTGGCAAGCGAAGTTGCCAGAGTAGAAAAGAAATATCCCAATCCTCTTTCTGAACAGGAACTGTTTGACCTTTTTGACCATTTCCGTTATATTATTCCTCAGGGAAGTCCAATGACCGGTATTGGGAACAATTATCAGATCGCATCGCTTTCTAACTGTTTTGTTATCGGCATGGATGGGAAAGCCGATTCGTACGGAGCGATCATACGTATTGATGAAGAACAGGTTCAGCTGATGAAACGACGCGGAGGTGTAGGTCATGACCTTTCACACATCCGTCCCAAGGGTTCGCCAGTAAAGAATTCAGCCCTTACTTCTACTGGTTTGGTTCCTTTCATGGAAAGATACTCCAATTCTACACGAGAAGTTGCACAGGATGGTCGTCGCGGAGCCTTAATGCTTAGCGTATCCATCAAGCACCCTGACTCCGAATCATTTATTGATGCAAAAATGACTGAAGGCCGGGTTACAGGAGCCAACGTTTCCGTGAAAATTGATGATGCATTTATGAATTCTGTAGTAAACGGAACTCCTTACACGCAACAATATCCCGTTGATTCAGCTAATCCGACTACAGTTAAAGAAATAGATGCGGCAACGCTTTGGCAGAAGATAATTCACAATGCATGGAAATCCGCGGAACCGGGTGTCCTATTCTGGGATACAATTATCCGTGAATCTGTGCCTGACTCGTACGCAGATCTTGGGTTTCAGACTATTTCAACCAATCCTTGCGGTGAAATCCCATTGTGTCCTTATGACAGCTGTCGGTTGCTGGCGCTTAACCTTTACTCGTATGTAGTAAAACCTTTTACTTCTGAAGCAGCCTTCGATTACGATTTATTTATAAAGCACGTAAGACTGGCTCAACGAATCATGGATGATATCATTGACCTTGAAAGCGAAAAGATAGAGAAAATTCTGGCAAAGATAGATTCCGATCCTGAAACGATGGAAGTGAAACAAACCGAACGTCATTTATGGGAAAAGATTCAGAAGAAAACCCTTCAGGGAAGACGTACTGGTGTAGGTATAACAGCCGAAGGTGATATGATTGCCGCTTTAGGTCTGCGTTATGGCACAGACGAAGCAACTGATATGGCAGAAAAAATCCAGAAGACATTAGCTTTGGAAGCATATCGTTCATCCGTATTTATGGCAAAAGAACGTGGGGCATTTGAAATATTTGATGCCAAACGTGAAGAAAAAAATCCATTTATCAACCGTCTGCGTGAGGCGGATCCGTCGCTTTACAACGATATGGTAAAATACGGACGTCGTAATATCGCCTGTCTGACAATCGCTCCCACCGGAACAACCAGTCTGATGTCTCAGACAACATCTGGAATAGAACCGGTATTTTTACCAGTTTACAAACGCAGACGCAAGGTTAATCCAAATGATACGGATGCAAGAGTTGATTTTGTGGACGAAACAGGTGATGCTTATGAAGAATATATTGTATTCCATCACAAGTTTGTGACCTGGATGCAGGCAAACGGATATTCCGTTACGAAAAAATATAGTTCGGAGGAAATAGACGAAATTGTTGCCAAATCGCCTTACAACAAAGCAACATCAAACGATGTAGACTGGATGCAAAAGGTCCGCATGCAAGGAAGAATTCAAAAATGGGTAGACCATTCCATCAGCGTAACCATCAATCTACCTGCCGATGCTAGTGAAGAGCTGGTAGACAAATTGTATGTAGAAGCCTGGAAAAGCGGATGCAAAGGATGTACGGTTTATCGCGAGGGATCCCGTTCCGGAGTATTGGTTTCCACACAGAAAACCAAAAAGAAAGACGACTGTAATTGCATGGAGCCTCCTGTAATTGTTTCAAAACGTCCGCGCGAGCTTGAAGCTGATGTAGTAAAATTCCAGAACAACAAAGAAAAATGGATTGCATTCGTAGGTCTTCTTAACGGCAGACCTTACGAAATCTTTACAGGTCTCGCTGACGACGAGGAAGGCATTATGCTTCCCAAAAACGTTACAAAGGGAACCATTATCAAAAGTTACGATGAAGATGAAAAGAAGCATTACGACTTCCAGTTCAAAAACAAACGTGGCTACAAAATGACTATTGAAGGATTGGATGGAAAGTTCGATCCTGAATTCTGGAACTACGCGAAATTAATTTCAGGCGTACTAAGATATGGTATGCCCATCGATCAGGTAATTAAGCTGGTTCAGGGAATGGAACTCAACAACGAGTCGATCAACACCTGGAAAAACGGTGTTGAAAGAGCATTGAAAAAGTACCTTCCAAACGGAACAGAAGCCAAAGGTCAGAAGTGTCCGAATTGCGGTCACGAGACATTAATTTATCAGGAAGGATGCCTTATCTGCACAAACTGTGGCGCTTCCAGATGCGGATAA
- a CDS encoding 4-alpha-glucanotransferase, translating to MKVTFIINFHTVWGQKLFVVGSIPALGSWDPVFAKEMVYTKGGNWQLVLDLPEDTEYIEYRYFLSVNDKRIFEEWEKNHKIVLDKQISRYSLYDYWQVRPTNLAFYTSAFTKSLFAHPCNTHERVVKGSKHLTLKVAAPRIEKHQSVAITGNQPSLGAWNPDKALKLSCDTFPEWHIDLDASELHNPLEYKFIIFDNNSQKVVNWEDGENRLLDLPPQANGEKVVISGLYFRDKQPLWRGAGSVMPVFSLRSENSFGVGDLRDLQSLIDWAKKTGQCVIQTLPMNDTTMTHTWVDSYPYSAISIYAIHPMYISLTWMGELKDKERVAYYNKIQHKLNAKDEVDYESVVREKILYCREFFAQEGMQYLESEAFSNFFAQNESWLVPYAAYSYLREKNGTPEFKLWGSYSTYDKGAIQTLCSNNSEAYPEIAFCYFLQFVLDTQFRAVSEYARRNGIVLKGDIPIGVNKNSVETWTEPKYFNMNGQAGAPPDDFSENGQNWMFPTYNWAEMEKDGYSWWKKRFRKMSDYFDAFRIDHILGFFRIWEVPQEYVQGLCGHFNPALPFSKNEIEQYGLVFNEARFTTPHIHSNNLHKLFGDLTSEVMGSYLAQSSSNHFVLKLFCDTQRKIEKIFAQKKDEASQRIKEGLYAIANEVLFLADPHNELLFHPRISAMNSFIYKELNHADRYAFDQLYWHFFYRRHTEFWKLQAYKHLTPLVACTDMLVCGEDLGMIPDSVPEVMNKLQILSLEIERMPKTSNRDFADMFSLPYHSVCTTSTHDMTPIRNWWKEDREKTQQYYNKILLRVGEAPEECKEDLAKQIVSNHLDTQSMLTIIPLQDWFAMDDSIKRADLEAERINVPANSMHYWRYRMHITLEELMNAESLNEKISFLIRKSGRN from the coding sequence ATGAAAGTAACCTTTATAATAAACTTCCATACTGTCTGGGGACAAAAGTTATTCGTTGTCGGATCCATTCCCGCATTGGGATCATGGGACCCTGTATTTGCAAAAGAGATGGTTTATACAAAAGGCGGCAACTGGCAATTAGTTCTTGATTTGCCAGAAGATACAGAATACATTGAGTATCGCTACTTCCTCAGCGTAAACGACAAGCGAATCTTTGAAGAATGGGAGAAAAACCACAAAATTGTCCTCGACAAGCAGATTTCCAGGTATTCGCTCTACGATTACTGGCAGGTACGTCCTACTAATCTGGCTTTCTACACCTCAGCTTTTACCAAAAGCTTATTTGCCCATCCATGCAACACCCACGAAAGAGTTGTTAAAGGGTCGAAACATCTTACCCTAAAAGTAGCGGCTCCACGGATAGAGAAGCATCAGTCGGTAGCCATTACCGGTAATCAACCCTCGCTTGGTGCATGGAATCCAGATAAGGCGCTGAAGCTTAGTTGCGATACTTTTCCCGAATGGCACATTGATTTAGACGCTTCCGAGTTGCATAATCCGCTGGAATATAAATTTATAATATTCGACAATAACTCTCAAAAAGTAGTAAACTGGGAAGATGGTGAAAACCGTTTACTCGACCTTCCACCTCAGGCTAACGGAGAAAAGGTGGTCATTTCGGGTTTATATTTTAGAGATAAACAACCCCTGTGGCGAGGAGCCGGATCTGTAATGCCCGTATTTTCTCTACGCTCAGAAAACAGCTTTGGAGTTGGCGACCTTCGCGATTTACAATCATTGATTGACTGGGCTAAGAAAACCGGACAATGTGTTATTCAGACACTCCCCATGAACGATACAACCATGACTCATACCTGGGTCGATTCTTATCCGTACAGCGCCATTTCCATCTATGCCATTCATCCGATGTATATTAGTTTAACCTGGATGGGAGAACTAAAAGACAAGGAAAGAGTAGCCTATTATAATAAAATACAGCATAAGCTAAACGCAAAAGACGAAGTAGACTACGAATCAGTAGTTCGTGAAAAGATTTTGTATTGCCGCGAATTCTTTGCACAAGAAGGAATGCAATACCTCGAAAGCGAAGCGTTTTCCAACTTTTTTGCTCAGAACGAATCCTGGCTGGTTCCGTATGCAGCCTACAGCTACCTGCGGGAGAAAAACGGAACGCCGGAATTCAAGCTGTGGGGATCCTATTCAACCTACGATAAAGGTGCAATACAGACTCTTTGTTCAAACAACAGTGAAGCCTATCCGGAGATTGCCTTTTGCTATTTCCTTCAATTTGTGCTCGACACACAGTTCAGAGCGGTCAGCGAGTATGCCAGAAGAAATGGCATTGTACTGAAAGGAGACATCCCCATTGGCGTAAACAAAAACAGTGTGGAAACATGGACGGAGCCAAAGTATTTTAATATGAACGGACAAGCCGGAGCACCACCCGATGATTTTTCCGAAAATGGTCAGAACTGGATGTTCCCAACCTACAACTGGGCCGAAATGGAAAAAGACGGATACTCCTGGTGGAAAAAACGTTTCCGTAAAATGTCCGATTATTTCGACGCTTTCCGTATCGATCATATCCTTGGCTTTTTCCGTATATGGGAAGTACCGCAGGAATATGTACAAGGATTATGCGGTCATTTTAATCCGGCCCTCCCCTTCTCTAAGAATGAAATAGAACAATACGGACTGGTTTTTAATGAAGCAAGATTTACAACACCCCATATTCACAGTAATAATTTACATAAACTATTTGGAGATCTTACCTCCGAAGTCATGGGCTCGTACCTTGCCCAATCATCATCCAATCATTTTGTGCTGAAACTATTCTGCGACACACAACGCAAGATTGAAAAAATATTTGCACAAAAAAAGGATGAAGCATCCCAACGAATAAAGGAAGGGCTTTATGCGATTGCCAACGAAGTGCTTTTTTTAGCTGACCCTCATAACGAATTGCTTTTTCATCCACGCATTTCGGCCATGAATTCATTTATATACAAGGAGCTAAATCATGCCGATCGTTACGCATTCGATCAACTTTACTGGCATTTCTTCTATCGCCGGCATACCGAATTCTGGAAACTACAGGCTTACAAACACCTTACACCATTGGTTGCCTGTACGGATATGCTTGTATGTGGAGAAGACCTTGGTATGATTCCTGATTCAGTTCCTGAAGTGATGAACAAGCTACAGATACTTAGTCTTGAGATCGAACGTATGCCTAAAACCTCCAATCGGGATTTTGCTGACATGTTTTCGTTACCTTACCATTCCGTATGCACAACATCTACCCACGATATGACTCCCATACGTAACTGGTGGAAAGAAGACCGTGAGAAAACCCAGCAATACTATAATAAAATCTTGCTGCGCGTAGGTGAGGCTCCCGAAGAATGCAAGGAAGATCTTGCCAAACAAATAGTATCGAATCATCTGGACACCCAATCGATGCTTACCATTATACCTTTGCAGGACTGGTTTGCCATGGACGACTCTATCAAACGGGCAGATCTCGAAGCCGAAAGAATCAATGTTCCAGCCAATTCCATGCATTACTGGCGCTACAGGATGCACATTACACTGGAAGAGTTGATGAATGCGGAATCACTAAACGAAAAGATATCCTTCCTTATACGAAAAAGCGGAAGAAACTAA
- a CDS encoding polymer-forming cytoskeletal protein has product MGIKHKEEASSGGLHNALAVGSTIKGNVITDADFRLDGRVEGDILCGGKIVVGPKGSVLGNITSENAEIMGEIDGCVKVNGKLVLKSTARIEGDICLKLIEIEPNARFNGKCIMVCEENL; this is encoded by the coding sequence ATGGGGATAAAACATAAAGAAGAAGCTTCCTCCGGCGGACTGCATAATGCGTTGGCTGTTGGTTCAACTATTAAAGGGAATGTAATTACGGATGCCGATTTTCGGTTGGATGGGAGAGTGGAAGGTGATATTCTCTGTGGTGGTAAGATTGTGGTTGGACCCAAAGGATCTGTTCTTGGAAATATTACTTCGGAGAATGCAGAGATCATGGGCGAAATAGATGGATGTGTAAAAGTAAACGGTAAGCTGGTGCTAAAGTCGACAGCGCGTATTGAAGGAGACATCTGCTTAAAGTTAATAGAAATAGAACCTAATGCCCGCTTTAATGGCAAGTGTATTATGGTTTGTGAAGAAAACTTGTAA
- the folB gene encoding dihydroneopterin aldolase, producing the protein MTTQIELKEMIFHAFHGALPQESIVGNTFVVDLLLTANLSQAIMSDCLEDTINYAEVFDVVKEEMAIPSKLLEHVAGRIMSSLKDNFPQLQEVRLKLSKLNPPFSGEVHSASILLNQRFG; encoded by the coding sequence ATGACAACACAAATAGAGTTAAAGGAGATGATTTTCCATGCTTTCCATGGAGCGCTCCCTCAGGAATCGATCGTAGGCAATACCTTTGTCGTTGATCTGCTGCTAACAGCCAATCTGTCGCAGGCAATCATGAGCGACTGCCTTGAAGACACCATCAATTATGCAGAAGTATTCGATGTAGTAAAGGAAGAAATGGCTATTCCCTCTAAACTGCTGGAACATGTGGCAGGCAGAATTATGTCTTCTCTGAAAGATAATTTTCCACAGCTGCAGGAAGTCCGTTTGAAGCTTTCCAAGCTCAATCCTCCTTTCAGTGGAGAGGTGCATAGCGCATCCATCTTACTTAACCAACGGTTCGGCTAA